The following coding sequences are from one Lysinibacillus sp. FSL W8-0992 window:
- the uvrA gene encoding excinuclease ABC subunit UvrA, whose product MKNTEIVVQGARAHNLKNINVTIPRDQLVVLTGLSGSGKSSLAFDTIYAEGQRRYVESLSAYARQFLGQMDKPDVDAIEGLSPAISIDQKTTSRNPRSTVGTVTEIYDYLRLLFARIGKPICPNHGIEITSQTIEQMVDRLLVYPERTKMQLLAPMISGRKGTHVKLLEDLKKQGFVRVRIDGELRDLDDAIDLDKNKKHSIEVVVDRVVVKEGIAARLSDSLETALRLAEGRVLVDVMEHEELLFSEHHACPLCGFSIGELEPRMFSFNSPFGACTSCDGLGTTQEVDLELIVPDWDRSLLEHAIAPWEPTSSQYYPQLLKAVCDHYDIPMDLPVKDLPKEKMDKVLFGSGKDKIHFHYENEFGNVRDQMIEFEGVVRNVERRFKETTSDYVREQMEKYMAQQACPSCKGYRLKPETLAVKVADQHIGQVTEYSIQDADTFFKELDLSEKDMQIAKLVLREIEERLGFLVNVGLDYLTLNRAAGTLSGGEAQRIRLATQIGSRLTGVLYILDEPSIGLHQRDNDRLISTLQNMRDIGNTLIVVEHDEDTMLAADYLIDVGPGAGVHGGQIVAAGTPQEVMDNPKSLTGQYLSGKKFIPLPIERRKPDGRKLSILGAKENNLQNVKVDVPLGLFVAVTGVSGSGKSTLINEILYKSLAQKLNRSKVKPGAHKEVTGLDELEKVIDIDQSPIGRTPRSNPATYTGVFDDIRDVFATTNEAKVRGYKKGRFSFNVKGGRCEACRGDGIIKIEMHFLPDVYVPCEVCHGKRYNRETLEVKYKDKSIADILDMTIENAVVFFENIPKIQRKLQTIVDVGLGYMKLGQPATTLSGGEAQRVKLASELHRRSTGKSFYILDEPTTGLHADDIARLLIVLQRLVENGDSVLVIEHNLDVIKTADYIIDLGPEGGDKGGTIVATGTPEEVVEVTGSYTGKYLKPILTRDRMRMEAALVEASK is encoded by the coding sequence GTGAAAAATACAGAAATTGTCGTGCAAGGCGCACGAGCACATAATTTAAAAAATATAAATGTCACAATTCCACGTGATCAATTAGTCGTGTTAACAGGTTTATCTGGATCTGGGAAATCGTCATTAGCGTTTGATACGATTTACGCTGAAGGACAACGTCGCTATGTCGAATCATTATCGGCATATGCGCGCCAATTTCTTGGCCAAATGGATAAACCGGATGTAGATGCAATAGAGGGGCTATCGCCTGCTATTTCAATCGACCAAAAAACGACGAGCCGAAATCCACGCTCAACAGTCGGAACAGTTACGGAAATCTATGATTATTTGCGTTTACTATTTGCCCGTATCGGCAAGCCCATTTGTCCAAATCACGGTATTGAGATTACGTCTCAAACGATTGAGCAAATGGTCGATCGTCTGCTCGTCTATCCAGAGCGTACGAAAATGCAATTACTTGCACCAATGATTTCAGGGCGTAAAGGGACACATGTAAAATTACTTGAGGATTTGAAAAAGCAAGGCTTTGTCCGTGTACGAATTGATGGAGAATTACGCGATTTAGACGATGCTATTGATCTAGATAAAAATAAAAAACATTCGATAGAAGTTGTTGTCGATCGTGTAGTTGTAAAAGAAGGAATTGCAGCTCGTCTTAGTGATTCGTTAGAAACAGCCCTTCGATTAGCAGAGGGACGTGTGCTTGTCGATGTAATGGAACATGAAGAATTATTATTTAGCGAACATCATGCCTGCCCATTATGTGGATTTTCAATTGGAGAGTTAGAGCCTAGGATGTTTTCTTTTAACAGTCCATTTGGGGCGTGCACAAGCTGTGACGGTTTAGGAACGACACAAGAGGTTGATCTTGAGCTTATCGTGCCAGATTGGGATCGTTCATTATTAGAGCACGCTATTGCACCATGGGAGCCTACTAGCTCTCAATATTATCCACAGCTATTAAAGGCTGTATGCGACCATTACGATATTCCAATGGATTTACCTGTCAAAGATTTACCTAAAGAAAAGATGGATAAGGTTTTATTTGGCTCAGGTAAAGATAAAATTCACTTCCATTATGAAAATGAATTTGGCAATGTGCGAGATCAGATGATTGAATTCGAAGGTGTCGTTCGTAATGTAGAGCGTCGTTTTAAGGAAACAACTTCCGATTATGTACGAGAACAAATGGAGAAATATATGGCTCAGCAAGCTTGCCCATCTTGTAAAGGCTACCGACTAAAGCCCGAAACATTAGCTGTGAAAGTTGCAGATCAGCATATTGGACAAGTAACAGAGTATTCGATTCAGGATGCAGATACGTTTTTCAAAGAGCTCGATTTATCTGAAAAGGATATGCAAATCGCAAAACTCGTATTGCGTGAAATAGAAGAACGTCTCGGCTTCTTAGTCAATGTAGGATTAGATTATTTAACATTAAATCGTGCTGCGGGAACACTTTCAGGCGGGGAGGCTCAGCGTATCCGTCTGGCAACACAAATTGGCTCTCGTTTAACAGGAGTGCTCTATATTTTGGATGAGCCATCTATCGGCCTACATCAGCGAGATAATGACCGTCTCATTAGTACGCTACAAAATATGCGTGATATCGGAAATACGTTAATTGTAGTAGAGCATGATGAAGATACAATGCTAGCAGCGGATTATCTTATTGATGTTGGACCAGGTGCTGGAGTACATGGTGGACAAATTGTTGCAGCAGGTACACCACAGGAAGTAATGGATAATCCTAAGTCATTAACAGGACAATATTTAAGCGGCAAGAAATTCATACCGCTACCAATTGAGCGTCGTAAACCAGATGGTCGTAAACTATCTATTTTAGGTGCAAAAGAAAATAACCTACAAAACGTCAAAGTAGACGTACCATTAGGTCTATTTGTAGCGGTGACAGGTGTTTCTGGCTCTGGTAAATCAACTCTCATCAATGAGATTTTATATAAATCTTTAGCGCAAAAGCTCAACCGTTCAAAGGTGAAGCCAGGTGCACATAAAGAAGTAACAGGATTGGATGAGTTAGAAAAAGTTATTGATATTGATCAATCACCAATCGGCAGAACGCCACGCTCAAATCCGGCAACATATACAGGAGTATTTGATGATATTCGCGATGTTTTTGCAACAACAAATGAGGCAAAAGTACGCGGCTATAAAAAAGGGCGGTTTAGCTTTAATGTTAAAGGTGGTCGTTGTGAAGCTTGTCGTGGCGACGGTATTATTAAAATTGAAATGCATTTCCTGCCAGATGTTTATGTGCCGTGTGAAGTTTGTCATGGTAAACGTTATAATCGCGAAACACTTGAAGTGAAATATAAAGATAAAAGTATTGCGGATATTTTAGATATGACAATTGAAAATGCTGTGGTGTTCTTTGAAAACATTCCTAAAATTCAACGTAAATTACAAACGATTGTTGATGTAGGGTTAGGTTATATGAAATTAGGACAACCTGCGACTACCCTATCAGGTGGTGAGGCACAGCGTGTTAAATTGGCTTCTGAATTACATCGCCGCTCAACAGGTAAGTCATTTTACATTTTAGATGAGCCGACAACTGGCTTACATGCAGATGATATTGCACGCTTACTCATTGTGTTGCAACGCCTTGTTGAAAATGGTGACTCAGTACTTGTCATTGAGCATAATTTGGATGTTATTAAAACAGCGGATTACATTATTGACTTGGGGCCAGAGGGTGGCGACAAAGGTGGTACAATTGTTGCTACAGGTACGCCAGAAGAAGTAGTGGAAGTAACGGGCTCTTATACAGGTAAATATTTAAAACCGATATTAACACGTGATAGAATGCGTATGGAAGCTGCTTTGGTAGAAGCATCTAAATAA
- the uvrB gene encoding excinuclease ABC subunit UvrB, translated as MQTFDLQAPYQPNGDQPQAIAELVEGVREGKRHQTLLGATGTGKTFTISNVIQQVKKPTLIMAHNKTLAGQLYSEFKEFFPNNAVEYFVSYYDYFQPEAYVPQTDTYIEKDSSINDEIDKLRHSATSSLFERDDVIIIASVSCIYGLGSPEEYRELVVSIRTGMEIERNQLLRKLVDVQYERNDISFTRGTFRVRGDVVEIFPASRDEHCVRIEFFGDEIDRIREVDALTGEILADRDHVAIFPASHFVTREEKMLKAIDNIEQELEQRLELLRAEDKLLEAQRLEQRTRYDLEMMREMGFCSGIENYSRHLTLREAGATPYTLLDYFPEDFLLVVDESHVTLPQVRGMYNGDQARKGVLVEHGFRLPSALDNRPLRFEEFERHIHQAIYVSATPGPYEIEHTPEMVEQIIRPTGLLDPLIEVRPIEGQIDNLIDEIHDRIARNERVLVTTLTKKMSEDLSAYLKEMGLKVEYLHSEIKTLERIEIIRELRKGTYDVLIGINLLREGLDIPEVSLVAILDADKEGFLRSERSLIQTIGRAARNANGHVIMYADNMTDSMKKAIEETKRRRTIQMAYNEEHGITPKTIVKKIPDVIRATQVAEEEESYVTKATKGKKLTKAEREKLLATLEVEMKEAAKALDFERAAELRDTIFELKAEG; from the coding sequence GTGCAAACATTTGATTTACAGGCGCCTTATCAGCCTAATGGTGATCAGCCACAGGCGATTGCAGAATTAGTGGAGGGTGTACGTGAAGGGAAACGACATCAAACATTACTTGGTGCAACAGGGACGGGCAAAACTTTTACGATTTCCAATGTCATTCAGCAAGTAAAAAAACCAACACTGATTATGGCCCACAATAAAACACTTGCGGGTCAATTATATAGTGAGTTCAAAGAGTTCTTCCCAAATAATGCGGTTGAATACTTTGTAAGTTATTATGACTACTTTCAACCGGAAGCGTATGTTCCGCAAACAGATACGTATATCGAAAAAGATTCAAGCATTAATGATGAGATTGATAAACTCCGTCACTCAGCCACTTCTTCACTTTTCGAACGTGATGATGTCATTATTATTGCGTCCGTATCCTGTATATACGGTTTAGGTTCTCCGGAAGAATATCGAGAATTAGTTGTATCAATTCGCACAGGGATGGAAATTGAGCGCAATCAATTACTTCGAAAATTAGTCGACGTGCAATATGAACGCAATGATATTAGTTTTACACGTGGGACGTTCCGTGTGCGAGGAGACGTTGTGGAAATTTTCCCAGCATCTCGTGATGAACATTGCGTCCGTATTGAATTTTTCGGAGATGAGATTGACCGAATTCGAGAGGTAGATGCTTTAACTGGAGAAATATTGGCAGATCGAGACCATGTAGCAATTTTCCCAGCATCCCACTTCGTTACACGTGAAGAAAAAATGCTTAAAGCAATTGACAATATTGAACAAGAATTAGAACAACGCCTTGAGCTATTGAGAGCAGAAGATAAGCTATTGGAGGCACAGCGCTTAGAGCAGCGTACACGCTATGATTTGGAAATGATGCGTGAAATGGGCTTTTGCTCAGGTATTGAAAACTATTCACGCCATTTAACATTACGTGAAGCTGGGGCAACACCATATACGTTACTTGATTACTTCCCAGAGGACTTTCTACTCGTCGTCGACGAAAGCCATGTGACATTACCACAAGTAAGAGGTATGTATAATGGGGACCAAGCGCGCAAAGGGGTACTAGTAGAGCATGGTTTCCGTTTACCTTCTGCACTAGACAATCGTCCATTGCGTTTTGAGGAATTTGAACGACATATTCATCAAGCAATTTATGTATCAGCAACGCCTGGTCCATATGAAATTGAACATACTCCAGAAATGGTAGAACAAATTATACGTCCAACAGGATTACTAGATCCGTTAATTGAAGTTCGTCCAATTGAAGGGCAAATTGATAATTTAATTGATGAAATTCATGATCGTATTGCGCGAAATGAGCGTGTACTCGTAACAACATTGACGAAAAAAATGTCAGAAGATTTATCTGCATATTTGAAGGAAATGGGCTTAAAAGTGGAATACTTACATTCAGAGATTAAGACATTAGAACGTATTGAGATTATTCGCGAACTTCGTAAAGGTACATATGATGTACTTATCGGCATTAACTTATTGCGTGAAGGCTTGGATATTCCTGAAGTATCACTAGTAGCGATTTTAGATGCAGATAAGGAAGGCTTTTTACGTTCGGAGCGTTCTCTTATTCAAACAATTGGCCGTGCGGCACGTAATGCAAATGGGCATGTCATTATGTACGCGGATAATATGACAGATTCTATGAAAAAGGCAATTGAGGAAACAAAACGCCGCCGTACAATTCAAATGGCTTACAACGAGGAACATGGTATTACACCGAAAACGATTGTCAAAAAGATTCCGGATGTTATTCGTGCGACACAGGTGGCAGAGGAAGAGGAGTCTTATGTAACAAAGGCAACGAAAGGCAAAAAATTGACGAAAGCAGAAAGAGAGAAATTACTTGCTACTCTTGAAGTTGAGATGAAGGAAGCGGCAAAAGCACTTGACTTCGAACGTGCAGCTGAGCTTCGCGATACAATATTTGAATTGAAAGCAGAAGGGTGA
- a CDS encoding IDEAL domain-containing protein: MDKYYSYTDFLKAVGQSKKVDEAEKLLNEIYLDLFLNHIQRMHREEKLMVLIDRTLDERDKKAFHLYATELEALHKVASE, translated from the coding sequence TTGGATAAATATTATTCGTACACAGATTTTCTAAAAGCCGTAGGTCAGTCAAAAAAAGTTGATGAGGCAGAGAAATTATTGAACGAGATTTATTTAGATTTATTTTTAAATCATATCCAGCGTATGCATCGTGAAGAAAAGCTAATGGTTCTGATAGATAGAACACTCGATGAACGAGATAAAAAAGCTTTTCACTTATACGCAACTGAACTAGAGGCTTTACACAAAGTAGCAAGTGAATAA
- a CDS encoding competence protein ComK, which produces MSSNYVNGYLMSFNTYLLEPIQHESKIFTRVIDKHNELIVTRKPLHVLRKSCISLGTTYEAAKHSAKRFFGNQHKLPIVVAYDYGFPCIFLPTYSPNSIHNIWIGLHAISNISPSSEGCIITLKNDMEIELPIKYASISKQFVNASMLYKHYMGERKQLSHDAPYHPPF; this is translated from the coding sequence ATGTCATCAAATTATGTGAATGGTTATTTAATGTCTTTTAATACTTATTTATTGGAACCGATTCAGCATGAATCTAAAATTTTTACTCGAGTTATTGACAAGCATAATGAGCTTATTGTGACACGCAAACCTTTGCATGTTTTACGCAAATCTTGCATCTCATTAGGCACGACTTATGAAGCTGCAAAACATTCTGCAAAACGTTTTTTTGGTAATCAACATAAGCTCCCTATAGTCGTCGCATATGATTATGGCTTTCCTTGCATTTTTTTACCGACCTATTCGCCAAACTCTATACACAATATTTGGATTGGGCTCCATGCAATTTCCAATATTTCGCCGAGTAGTGAAGGATGTATTATCACATTGAAAAATGATATGGAAATTGAGCTGCCGATTAAATATGCTTCGATTAGTAAACAATTTGTTAATGCTTCTATGCTTTATAAACATTATATGGGTGAGCGTAAACAACTTAGCCACGATGCTCCGTACCATCCACCATTTTAA
- the prfB gene encoding peptide chain release factor 2 (programmed frameshift): MIELADVRNALDTTAKKLADFRRSLDLENKEARIQELDEMMLEPGFWDDQQGAQVVINEGNGLKAIVNEYKELVDTHENLDMTLELLREEPDEELQEELGNELAEFQQKMGDFELQLLLSGPYDQNNAILELHPGAGGTESQDWGSMLLRMYTRWAEKRGFKVETVDYLPGDEAGIKSVTLSIKGHNAYGYLQAEKGVHRLVRISPFDSSGRRHTSFVSCDVMPEFDDNIEVDIRTEDLKIDTYRATGAGGQHINTTDSAVRITHIPTGTVVQCQAERSQIKNREKAMTMLKGKLYQLEIDKQQAQLDEIRGEQKEIGWGSQIRSYVFHPYSMVKDHRTSEETGNVGAVMDGDLDPFINAYLRSKIG, translated from the exons ATGATTGAATTAGCAGATGTGCGTAACGCGTTAGATACTACAGCCAAAAAATTGGCGGACTTCAGGAGGTCTCTT GACTTAGAAAACAAAGAGGCACGTATTCAAGAATTAGATGAAATGATGCTAGAACCAGGCTTCTGGGACGATCAGCAAGGAGCACAGGTAGTCATTAATGAAGGTAATGGCTTGAAGGCAATTGTTAATGAATATAAAGAGCTAGTAGATACACATGAAAACTTAGATATGACATTAGAGTTATTACGTGAAGAGCCTGATGAAGAATTACAGGAGGAGCTAGGCAACGAGCTAGCAGAGTTCCAACAAAAAATGGGCGATTTTGAATTGCAATTACTATTAAGTGGTCCATATGATCAGAACAATGCCATTTTAGAGCTTCATCCTGGTGCTGGTGGTACAGAGTCTCAAGACTGGGGTTCTATGTTACTTCGTATGTATACACGTTGGGCTGAAAAACGTGGATTTAAAGTAGAAACAGTCGATTATCTTCCAGGTGATGAAGCGGGTATTAAATCCGTAACTTTATCTATTAAAGGACATAATGCTTACGGTTATTTACAGGCTGAAAAGGGTGTACACCGTTTAGTACGTATTTCACCGTTCGACTCTTCTGGTCGTCGTCATACATCATTCGTTTCATGTGATGTCATGCCTGAATTTGATGACAATATTGAAGTAGACATTCGCACAGAGGATTTAAAAATTGATACGTACCGTGCAACAGGCGCTGGTGGTCAGCATATTAATACAACGGATTCAGCTGTTCGTATTACGCATATTCCAACTGGTACTGTCGTTCAATGTCAGGCAGAGCGTTCACAAATTAAAAACCGTGAAAAAGCAATGACGATGTTAAAAGGGAAATTATATCAATTAGAAATTGATAAGCAGCAAGCACAACTTGATGAAATTCGCGGTGAGCAAAAGGAAATTGGCTGGGGCTCTCAAATACGCTCATACGTATTCCATCCATACTCTATGGTTAAGGATCACCGTACAAGTGAAGAAACAGGGAATGTAGGCGCAGTAATGGACGGAGATTTAGATCCATTTATCAATGCATATTTACGTTCTAAAATTGGATAA
- a CDS encoding competence protein ComK, whose product MHYNCEDIMSSETMLYMPEYDAFGNLCTRVIERDYQYISKLSPTRLMDFNLRYFGSSLRGAFDGSKMILGKLNKNPIVVHERFNILWFPSKSPLHPECIWFAVHHIDDYIAVSKKQTKVVFMNGQEIIVDVSPKAFEYRIQRAFLLKYKLEKRTKHLLVQFDRVKVFQRMAIRSKVEDETKKDEC is encoded by the coding sequence TTGCATTATAATTGTGAAGACATTATGAGTAGTGAAACAATGTTGTATATGCCTGAGTATGATGCCTTTGGAAATTTATGTACAAGAGTAATTGAAAGGGACTATCAATATATTTCAAAATTATCTCCTACGAGACTAATGGATTTTAATCTCCGCTATTTTGGTTCGAGCTTACGAGGAGCCTTTGATGGATCAAAGATGATTTTAGGTAAGCTCAATAAAAATCCCATAGTTGTCCATGAACGGTTTAATATTTTGTGGTTTCCAAGTAAGTCACCGTTACATCCAGAATGTATTTGGTTTGCTGTCCATCATATAGACGACTATATTGCTGTTAGTAAAAAGCAAACGAAGGTTGTGTTTATGAACGGTCAAGAAATTATTGTGGATGTTAGTCCGAAAGCTTTTGAATATCGTATTCAGAGGGCTTTTTTATTAAAATACAAGCTTGAAAAACGTACAAAACATTTACTAGTGCAGTTTGATCGAGTCAAAGTATTTCAACGAATGGCGATTCGTTCTAAGGTAGAGGATGAAACGAAAAAGGATGAATGCTAG
- the secA gene encoding preprotein translocase subunit SecA yields MANLLNKLFDFNKRELKKLEKIADQVEGLASQMEQLSDEQLQAKTEEFKKRYADGEKLDSIRAEAFAVSREASKRVLGMYPFRVQIMGAASLDEGNISEMKTGEGKTLTATMAVYLNAITGKGVHVVTVNEYLASRDAAEMGELYNFLGLSVGLNLNSLSKEEKRAAYDADITYSTNNELGFDYLRDNMVLYKEERVQRPLHYAVIDEVDSILIDEARTPLIISGQAGKSAQLYKQSNAFVRMLSADTDYTYEESTKGVTLTDAGVEKAEKAFGIDNLFDLTHVRLNHAINQSLKAHVSMHNDVDYVVQEGEIVIVDGFTGRLMKGRRYSDGLHQAIEAKEGVEIQNESMTMATITFQNYFRMYQKLAGMTGTAKTEEEEFRNIYNMSVIAIPTNKPIARDDRPDLIFASMEGKYKAVAADIAERHKAGQPVLVGTVAIETSEIISQLLDKHKIPHNVLNAKNHEREAEIIANAGSKGAVTIATNMAGRGTDIKPGEGVLEIGGLAVIGTERHESRRIDNQLRGRSGRQGNPGVTQFYLSLEDELMRRFGSDNMKSMMMRLGMDDSQPLQSKVVSRAVESAQKRVEGNNFDARKRLLQYDDVLRQQREIIYKERYDVLETENMRELVESMIQETIDNIVGLYTQDDQPKDWNLKAIEDFVAANLLEEGTLKVADFQGKSAEEINATISDAVHQRYDEKEEELTPERMREFEKVILLRSIDTKWIDHIDAMDQLRQGIHLRAYGQNDPLREYQQEGFAMFEDMVASIREDVAKYAMKAEIRSNLEREEVAKGQAVNPKEDGSPAPKKQPVRKAENIGRNDLCPCGSGKKFKNCHGAGQ; encoded by the coding sequence ATGGCAAACCTATTAAATAAATTATTTGATTTCAATAAACGTGAGTTAAAAAAATTAGAAAAAATCGCTGACCAAGTTGAGGGATTAGCTTCTCAAATGGAACAGCTTTCAGATGAGCAACTACAAGCGAAGACAGAGGAATTTAAAAAACGTTATGCAGATGGCGAAAAATTAGATTCTATTCGTGCTGAAGCTTTTGCAGTTAGTCGTGAGGCATCGAAACGTGTATTAGGAATGTATCCTTTCCGCGTGCAAATTATGGGTGCGGCTTCACTTGATGAAGGTAATATTTCAGAGATGAAAACCGGTGAAGGTAAAACGTTAACAGCTACGATGGCAGTTTATTTAAATGCTATTACTGGTAAAGGCGTACACGTTGTAACGGTCAATGAATATTTGGCAAGTCGTGACGCTGCTGAGATGGGAGAGCTGTATAATTTCTTAGGCCTTTCAGTTGGTTTAAACTTAAACAGCTTATCAAAAGAAGAAAAGCGCGCGGCATATGATGCGGATATTACGTATAGTACAAACAATGAATTAGGGTTTGACTATTTACGTGACAATATGGTGCTTTATAAAGAAGAGCGTGTTCAACGTCCGCTTCACTACGCTGTAATCGATGAGGTTGACTCGATTTTAATTGATGAGGCACGTACACCATTAATTATTTCGGGTCAAGCTGGGAAATCTGCGCAGTTGTACAAGCAGTCTAATGCTTTTGTACGCATGTTAAGTGCTGATACAGATTACACATATGAAGAATCAACAAAAGGCGTTACATTAACGGATGCAGGTGTAGAAAAGGCCGAAAAAGCTTTCGGTATCGACAATTTGTTTGATTTAACACATGTACGTTTAAATCATGCCATTAACCAGTCGTTAAAGGCACATGTGAGTATGCATAATGATGTTGATTATGTTGTCCAAGAAGGCGAAATTGTTATCGTTGACGGCTTTACTGGTCGTTTAATGAAGGGACGCCGTTATTCTGATGGTCTCCATCAAGCAATTGAAGCTAAAGAGGGCGTTGAGATTCAAAACGAATCAATGACGATGGCAACAATTACGTTCCAAAACTATTTCCGTATGTACCAAAAGCTTGCGGGTATGACAGGTACAGCGAAAACAGAAGAAGAAGAGTTCCGTAATATTTACAACATGAGTGTTATTGCGATTCCAACGAATAAGCCAATTGCACGTGATGACCGCCCAGATTTAATTTTTGCTTCTATGGAAGGAAAATATAAAGCAGTAGCGGCTGATATTGCTGAGCGTCATAAGGCTGGTCAACCAGTACTTGTTGGTACAGTTGCAATTGAAACATCTGAAATTATTTCACAATTACTTGATAAACATAAAATTCCTCATAATGTACTGAATGCGAAAAACCATGAGCGTGAAGCAGAAATTATCGCGAATGCAGGTTCAAAAGGTGCCGTTACGATTGCAACAAATATGGCTGGTCGTGGTACCGATATTAAACCTGGTGAAGGTGTATTAGAAATTGGTGGTTTAGCGGTAATTGGTACGGAGCGTCATGAATCACGTCGTATCGATAATCAGCTACGTGGTCGTTCAGGACGTCAAGGGAATCCAGGGGTTACGCAATTCTACCTGTCACTTGAAGATGAATTAATGCGTCGATTTGGCTCTGACAATATGAAGTCTATGATGATGCGTCTTGGAATGGATGACTCTCAACCATTACAATCGAAAGTTGTATCAAGAGCGGTAGAATCAGCGCAAAAACGTGTTGAAGGGAATAACTTCGATGCACGTAAACGTTTATTACAATATGATGATGTTTTACGTCAGCAACGTGAGATTATTTACAAAGAGCGTTATGACGTTTTAGAAACGGAAAATATGCGTGAGCTTGTAGAGTCGATGATTCAGGAAACAATCGATAATATTGTCGGACTATACACACAAGATGACCAGCCGAAAGATTGGAACTTAAAAGCGATTGAGGACTTTGTCGCAGCTAACCTATTAGAAGAGGGCACATTAAAAGTGGCGGACTTCCAAGGTAAATCTGCCGAAGAAATTAATGCGACTATTTCCGACGCTGTACACCAACGCTATGATGAAAAAGAAGAAGAGCTTACACCAGAGCGTATGCGTGAGTTTGAGAAGGTTATTTTATTACGTTCAATTGATACGAAGTGGATTGATCATATTGACGCAATGGATCAATTACGACAAGGGATCCATTTACGTGCGTATGGTCAAAATGATCCTCTACGTGAATATCAACAAGAAGGTTTTGCGATGTTTGAGGATATGGTCGCTTCAATTCGTGAGGATGTAGCGAAATATGCGATGAAAGCAGAAATTCGCAGTAACTTAGAACGTGAAGAGGTTGCAAAAGGTCAGGCTGTGAATCCGAAAGAAGATGGTTCTCCTGCACCGAAAAAACAACCTGTTCGTAAAGCTGAAAATATTGGACGTAATGATTTATGTCCATGCGGTAGTGGAAAGAAATTTAAAAACTGTCACGGTGCAGGTCAATAA